Proteins from a single region of Trichoderma asperellum chromosome 3, complete sequence:
- a CDS encoding uncharacterized protein (EggNog:ENOG41) — MELQLPLRRQNINEFLNNLSGISQAQRELRRRATSIADANRVQEITSATPQRSVKRRRTSASPISISSTPPRRPSRKIKSERDKLFDAIEAGDDYPAEPMTIKSADDLNEVQLKKCYEILHACGSATDPNASLTKTRQSIDGFLDAVFNEWSSRKAGNLLRSELEFLVEAEVLAGKLCVKPQEHARVTDCDAGTLCTAPISAVATYCNNPPMFKLEFSTVDELSGQPEAICPIARGDIRWVDKDWVQDLRKSLQAKVIAKIHKHNKHLAIWQARKLIVEWAKGSLSMGEDVSKMGFLKRETADVALIGLRGHLEGN; from the exons ATGGAGCTACAGCTACCATTACGCCGGCAGAACATCAACGAGTTTCTGAATAACCTCTCGGGTATATCGCAGGCACAGCGAGAACTGCGGCGACGTGCTACTTCTATTGCCGATGCGAATCGCGTTCAAGAAATCACTTCCGCAACTCCCCAGCGCAGCGTCAAGCGGCGACGCACTTCTGCATCtccaatctccatctcgtccACTCCTCCCCGGCGACCATCTCGCAAGATCAAAAGCGAACGCGACAAGCTCTTCGATGCTATTGAGGCTGGAGACGACTACCCCGCTGAACCTATGACGATCAAGAGCGCGGATGATCTGAATGAAGTGCAATTGAAGAAGTGTTATGAGATTTTGCACGCTTGTGGCAGTGCGACGGATCCTAATGCGAGTCTGACCAAGACGAGACAGAGCATCGATGGCTTTTTGGATGCGGTTTTTAATGAGTGGTCGAGTCGCAAGGCCGGCAATTTGCTGCGATCAGAGCTGGAATTCTTGGTGGAAGCAGAGGTTTTGGCGGGAAAGTTGTGTG TGAAACCTCAAGAACATGCCAGAGTAACGGACTGCGATGCTGGAACCCTTTGCACAGCCCCTATTTCCGCAGTTGCAACGTACTGCAACAACCCGCCCATGTTCAAACTGGAATTCTCGACTGTTGATGAACTCTCTGGCCAGCCGGAGGCAATTTGCCCAATAGCCCGAGGAGATATTAGGTGGGTAGACAAGGACTGGGTGCAAGACCTGCGCAAGAGCCTCCAGGCCAAAGTGATTGCCAAGATTCACAAGCATAACAAACACCTCGCAATTTGGCAAGCTCGCAAGCTCATCGTTGAGTGGGCTAAGGGAAGCTTGTCGATGGGGGAGGACGTAAGTAAGATGGGCTTCTTGAAACGGGAGACGGCCGATGTTGCGCTTATTGGATTGAGAGGACATTTAGAAGGAAATTAG
- a CDS encoding uncharacterized protein (SECRETED:SignalP(1-19)~EggNog:ENOG41~TransMembrane:5 (n3-11c19/20o182-206i218-239o265-287i299-319o339-363i)), with product MNLWLLAFAALDAVPKVLGQDAGSADASALQAVAEMPPCARECLVKSISKSPCDLTNTTCVCTNPTLQQAMQACVLQSCTIKQALSTMNLTAVGCDQPIRDRSRSYVILNDVFGTVSGIFVLQRIAYKLWSNVGLGGDDWMAVSTILVGIPSTVIGVYKVSDHGLGRDIWTLTPSQITNFGLYFWIMEILYFLEVSMLKLSLLLFYIRIFPGKSVRGLLWATFAACSAFGISFALVAVFQCTPVKFYWEKWDGEHKGTCLNINSIAWSNAAISIAIDIWVLAIPLWQLKSLNLDWRRKVGVGMMFCIGAFVTVVSILRLRSLIKFGSDSLNPTWDFFDVSVWSVVEINTGLVCVCLPSLRVLLVRLFPKLQGTTERYGRSSRRNRSSNKRASRLPLGHSAGSQVDRSHSHPDIGPNRIAYQRSYTVEYGDTDEVQLVSIHDKQSAKSDARSDIS from the exons ATGAATCTATGGCTATTAGCCTTCGCGGCTCTGGATGCCGTGCCAAAAGTGTTGGGTCAGGATGCTGGCTCGGCCGATGCCTCTGCCCTCCAAGCTGTGGCTGAGATGCCTCCATGTGCT CGAGAGTGTCTTGTCAAGTCAATTTCCAAGTCACCATGCGATTTGACAAACACAACTTGCGTATGCACAAATCCGACGTTGCAGCAGGCCATGCAGGCATGCGTCTTACAGAGCTGCACCATCAAACAAGCCTTAT CAACGATGAATTTAACAGCTGTTGGCTGTGATCAACCTATCAGAGATCGATCTCGATCATATGTTATCCTCAACGACGTCTTCGGCACCGTCTCCGGTATCTTTGTGCTTCAACGGATTGCTTACAAACTCTGGTCCAATGTAGGCCTGGGTGGTGACGATTGGATGGCTGTTTCTACCATTTTAGTTGGAATCCCAAGCACTGTTATCGGCGTCTATAAAGTGTCTGACCACGGCCTGGGTCGCGATATCTGGACTCTGACGCCCTCGCAGATTACCAATTTTGGCCTTTACTTCTGGATTATGGAGATACTCTATTTTCTTGAAGTCTCCATGCTTAAGCTGtctcttttgctcttctATATCCGCATCTTCCCCGGCAAATCAGTGCGAGGCCTTCTTTGGGCCACATTCGCCGCCTGCTCAGCTTTTGGTATCTCTTTCGCCCTAGTTGCTGTGTTTCAATGTACACCGGTCAAATTTTACTGGGAGAAATGGGACGGGGAGCACAAGGGCACGTGTTTAAACATCAATTCCATTGCCTGGTCAAATGCCGCCATTAGCATAGCGATCGATATATGGGTACTGGCCATTCCCCTATGGCAGCTTAAAAGCCTCAACTTGGACTGGAGACGCAAGGTTGGTGTCGGAATGATGTTTTGCATCGGTGCTTT CGTTACTGTTGTCAGTATTCTACGTCTTCGGTCCCTTATCAAATTCGGTTCCGATAGCCTTAATCCTACCTGGGATTTCTTTGACGTTAGCGTCTGGTCCGTTGTGGAGATTAACACTGGTCTTGTCTGTGTTTGCTTGCCTTCTCTCCGCGTCCTGCTTGTTCGCCTGTTCCCTAAGCTCCAGGGAACGACAGAACGGTATGGAAGGAGCTCAAGACGCAATCGATCGTCAAATAAACGAGCGAGCCGCCTTCCCTTGGGACATAGTGCCGGGTCACAGGTGGATAGATCACACTCTCATCCCGATATCGGACCCAACCGGATCGCCTATCAAAGATCATATACAGTTGAATATGGAGATACCGATGAGGTTCAACTTGTATCTATACATGATAAACAGAGCGCCAAGTCAGACGCCAGATCGGATATTTCATGA
- a CDS encoding uncharacterized protein (EggNog:ENOG41) — MGSEQITLFDLASQAPHTSWSLNPWKTRMLFNYKGLDYKTEWVDYPEIASRFSPHIPPNDGEGQKAYTIPIIQFPDGTYLMESGKIATAIENKYPSPTVHLDLPIVQRVDSLVDKCMPAMHPNLLYKFSQVVLSEKSYDYWVGAYTKKFGMPLDEYERQLGGEKSWAEALPAIIELTSLLKERQAEGPFFLGKDISYADFIWAGALMFVKRIDENVFQELLDRTGARDVHERFFEACAPWMKRDSY; from the exons ATGGGCTCCGAACAAATAACCTTGTTCGATCTAGCCAGTCAAGCACCGCATACTTCATGGTCTTTGAACCCATGGAAGA CGCGCATGCTCTTCAATTACAAGGGCCTTGACTATAAGACAGAATGG GTTGACTATCCAGAGATTGCGTCGAGATTCAGTCCACA TATCCCGCCTaatgatggagaaggccaGAAGGCATACACAATCCCCATAATTCAGTTCCCTGATGGAACATACCTCATGGAGTCAGGGAAAATTGCAACGGCCATTGAGAACAAGTATCCATCTCCGACTGTTCACCTTGATTTACCCATCGTTCAGAGGGTAGACAGTCTCGTCGACAAGTGCATGCCCGCCATGCACCCCAATCTCCTGTACAAGTTTTCCCAAGTCGTCCTCAGCGAAAAAAGCTACGACTACTGGGTTGGCGCATACACCAAAAAGTTTGGAATGCCTCTCGACGAATACGAGCGACAGCTGGGCGGCGAGAAATCCTGGGCCGAGGCCCTGCCGGCCATTATTGAACTGACCAGTCTTCTGAAGGAGAGGCAAGCTGAGGGACCCTTTTTCTTAGGCAAGGATATCAGCTACGCTGATTTCATATGGGCAGGAGCATTGATGTTTGTAAAGCGAATAGATGAGAATGTGTTTCAAGAGCTGTTGGACAGGACGGGGGCTAGAGATGTGCATGAGAGGTTTTTTGAGGCGTGCGCGCCTTGGATGAAGAGAGACAGCTACTGA
- a CDS encoding uncharacterized protein (TransMembrane:1 (i12-35o)~CAZy:GT64) → MVAKYIDGLRALLARRIVTIVAMAAVLASVIVILVRLGPPAHLDDLKLPDMKLPDLDMSKLPGLGSHEKVHYGHCDPKNYTDTIKEWKTAREKYDKLIGDKFTIAMQTYKRPKELDDTLRVLLAEKIPSLHEIVIIWNDLEEKPPGNFKSEKGVPVRYRVSERNSLNMKLLPDPDFKTKAVLLSDDDVYYKPQDLEFAFQSWRKFGQFRLTGAMPRCATADAEGNWNYGFCSKDANQDVYSMIITNLCFSHMSFLDYYSSNNTVMEKVRKYVDDHFNCEDIALNYVASYLTGTGPLLVTGRDRYVSYEPAVGISKKPGHLEARTKCLNDLTALFGCMPLVNETAHIQRGVVVL, encoded by the exons ATGGTGGCCAAGTATATCGACGGCCTGAGGGCCCTGCTGGCTCGACGCATCGTGACCATCGTGGCCATGGCCGCTGTGCTGGCCAGTGTCATTGTCATCCTCGTCCGACTCGGGCCACCGGCGCATCTCGACGACTTGAAGCTGCCGGACATGAAGCTTCCCGATCTCGACATGTCGAAACTCCCGGGCCTGGGATCGCACGAGAAAGTCCACTATGGGCATTGCGACCCCAAGAACTATACCGACACCATCAAGGAGTGGAAGACGGCGCGGGAGAAATATGACAAATTGATAGGAGACAAGTTCAC AATTGCGATGCAGACTTACAAGCGTCCCAAGGAGCTTGACGACACGCTACGCGTCCTGTTGGCCGAGAAGATACCCTCGCTGCACGAGATTGTCATCATCTGGAACGACCTCGAGGAGAAACCTCCAGGCAACTTCAAGTCTGAAAAGGGCGTCCCTGTGCGATACAGGGTGTCGGAGCGCAATAGTCTGAACATGAAGCTGTTGCCGGATCCGGACTTCAAGACCAAGGCGGTTCTGCTTTCGGACGACGACGTGTACTATAAGCCCCAGGACCTTGAGTTTGCCTTTCAGAGCTGGCGCAAGTTTGGTCAATTTCGATTGACGGGAGCTATGCCGCGTTGCGCTACCGCGGACGCCGAAGGCAACTGGAACTATGGCTTTTGCTCCAAGGATGCTAATCAGGACGTTTACTCCATGATTATAACGAACCTGTGCTTCTCACACATGTCTTTCCTCGATTATTACTCTTCCAATAACACGGTTATGGAAAAGGTCCGTAAATATGTCGACGATCACTTCAACTGCGAAGACATTGCTCTTAATTATGTCGCTTCGTATCTCACCGGCACGGGGCCTCTTCTCGTCACCGGTCGTGATAGGTATGTCAGCTACGAGCCTGCCGTGGGCATCAGCAAGAAGCCTGGCCACTTGGAGGCCCGAACGAAATGCCTAAACGACCTGACGGCGCTCTTTGGCTGCATGCCTCTTGTCAATGAGACAGCTCACATCCAGCGTGGCGTTGTTGTCTTGTAA